In the genome of Pseudopipra pipra isolate bDixPip1 chromosome 4, bDixPip1.hap1, whole genome shotgun sequence, one region contains:
- the DRD5 gene encoding D(1B) dopamine receptor, which translates to MLRGGRSPLPPPAGPPGGARGPAGGPGAAQVAAGSLLALLILWTLFGNVLVCAAIVRYRHLRSKVTNIFIVSLAVSDLLVALLVMPWKAVAEVAGYWPFGAFCNVWVAFDIMCSTASILNLCVISVDRYWAISSPFRYERKMTQRLALVMISVAWALSVLISFIPVQLNWHKSGDVVAAGDIGDGFGTAWAAAGAVTTWAEDMSTTWVALAAMRPSDATSGSNDTLTGPSESCDSSLNRTYAISSSLISFYIPVAIMIVTYTRIYRIAQVQIRRISSLERAAEHAQSCRSSHIDCHHHTSLKSSIRKETKVLKTLSVIMGVFVCCWLPFFILNCMVPFCERPPSDPHAGLPCVSETTFNIFVWFGWANSSLNPIIYAFNADFRKVFSNLLGCGQFCSSTPVETVNISNELISYNQDTLFHKEIVTAYVNMIPNVVDCEENREDPFDRMSQISPDHEVATDSVCDLDCEGEISLGKITPFTPNGLH; encoded by the coding sequence GAGCCCGCTGCCTCCGCCGGCGGGGCCCcccggcggggcgcgggggccggcgggcggccccggcgcggcgcAGGTGGCAGCGGGCAGCCTACTGGCTCTGCTTATCCTCTGGACGCTCTTCGGGAATGTGCTCGTGTGCGCGGCCATCGTCCGCTACCGGCACCTGCGGAGCAAGGTCACCAACATCTTCATCGTTTCCCTGGCTGTCTCGGACCTACTCGTGGCCCTGCTGGTCATGCCCTGGAAGGCGGTGGCTGAGGTGGCTGGGTACTGGCCCTTTGGGGCTTTCTGCAACGTGTGGGTGGCCTTTGATATCATGTGCTCCACGGCCTCCATCCTCAACCTGTGTGTGATTAGTGTGGACAGGTACTGGGCTATTTCCAGCCCTTTCCGCTATGAGAGGAAGATGACCCAGCGATTGGCTCTGGTGATGATCAGTGTGGCATGGGCACTGTCTGTGCTCATTTCCTTCATCCCTGTCCAGCTCAACTGGCACAAAAGTGGGGATGTTGTTGCTGCTGGTGATATTGGAGATGGATTTGGTActgcctgggcagcagcaggtgctGTCACTACCTGGGCAGAAGATATGAGCACCACATGGGTGGCATTAGCAGCAATGAGACCCTCTGATGCGACCTCTGGCAGCAATGATACCCTCACTGGACCATCAGAGAGCTGTGACTCCAGCCTCAACAGGACTTATGCTATTTCCTCCTCCTTGATCAGTTTTTATATCCCGGTGGCTATCATGATAGTTACCTACACTCGAATCTACCGCATTGCCCAGGTGCAGATTCGTCGTATCTCTTCCTTGGAGAGGGCAGCTGAGCACGCACAGAGCTGCCGGAGCAGCCACATTGACTGCCACCATCACACAAGCCTCAAGTCCTCCATCAGGAAAGAAACCAAGGTGTTGAAGACGCTCTCTGTCATCATGGGTGTCTTTGTCTGCTGCTGGTTGCCGTTCTTCATCTTGAACTGCATGGTGCCCTTCTGCGAGAGGCCACCCAGTGACCCCCACGCTGGCCTTCCCTGTGTCAGTGAGACCACCTTTAATATCTTTGTCTGGTTTGGTTGGGCCAACTCCTCTCTCAACCCCATCATTTATGCCTTCAATGCTGACTTCAGGAAGGTTTTCTCCAACCTCTTGGGATGCGGTCAGTTTTGCTCTAGTACTCCGGTGGAGACTGTTAATATAAGCAATGAGCTTATCTCTTACAACCAGGACACCCTTTTCCATAAGGAGATAGTGACTGCTTATGTTAACATGATCCCAAATGTGGTTGACTGTGAGGAAAATCGCGAGGACCCTTTTGATAGGATGTCCCAGATCTCCCCTGACCATGAGGTTGCCACTGACTCTGTTTGTGACCTGGACTGTGAGGGGGAGATTTCACTAGGCAAAATAACACCTTTCACTCCAAATGGTTTACATTAA